The Candidatus Zymogenaceae bacterium genome contains the following window.
CAGTGCCGTCTTCGTGGTGGGGGAGGACCGGACCTTTTACCGGATGAGTCCCCGGGAGTTTTCCCGGCGGGTACTCCGTGAAAGCCTCTCGGTCGTTCATGTCTTTGTGGGCTATGATTTTTCCTTCGGTAAAAACCGGATCGGCGATATCGACGACCTGAATGTTCAGGGTAAGAAGCTGGGATTTGCGGTGGAAAAGGTGGAGGAGGTAACATTGGATGGGATGCCGGTGAGCTCGACGGAGATACGCCGGCTCATCGGCGACGGCGCCGTGGACCGGGCGGCACAGCTTCTGGGCAGGGAGTACACCATGAGGGGCGAGGTGATACACGGGATGGATCGGGGACGAAGTCTCTTGGGATTTCCCACCGCCAATGTCGATTTCACTACCCGCCTCGTCCCGGCGGACGGGGTGTACGCGGTCCGGGTGATTCGGGACGGGATGGAGTATCCCGCGGTGGCGAACCTGGGCAATAATCCGACGTTCTCCGATGTCGGGTTGTCTTTAGAGGTATTTATCCTCGACTTCGTCGAAGACCTCTACGGCGAGGTGATCGAGGTATCCTTTGTCCGGCGCATCCGGGGTGAGCGGGCCTTTTCCGGTCCCGAGGAGCTCATCGCCCGGATCGTGATGGACGTGCGTGAGGCACGGGAAATCCTCGGCTCATGAAACTGGACTGGAAATTTTACCTGGGGCTCGGTATCGGGGCCTTTTTTTTGTATCTCGCCCTGCGAAGGCTCGATTACACAGCCCTGTGGGCGGCCTTTTTCCTCATCCGGTGGCCGATAATCGTCCTCTCTGTTTTCCTCTA
Protein-coding sequences here:
- a CDS encoding bifunctional riboflavin kinase/FAD synthetase; the protein is MHIINWHRDYRAPFDRTVLAIGNFDGVHRGHTAILERVVDRAEREDAQPAILTFHPHPRKIFTGEEPLLITDFDEKMHLIEQQGISAVFVVGEDRTFYRMSPREFSRRVLRESLSVVHVFVGYDFSFGKNRIGDIDDLNVQGKKLGFAVEKVEEVTLDGMPVSSTEIRRLIGDGAVDRAAQLLGREYTMRGEVIHGMDRGRSLLGFPTANVDFTTRLVPADGVYAVRVIRDGMEYPAVANLGNNPTFSDVGLSLEVFILDFVEDLYGEVIEVSFVRRIRGERAFSGPEELIARIVMDVREAREILGS